One Nonomuraea angiospora DNA segment encodes these proteins:
- a CDS encoding helix-turn-helix transcriptional regulator, giving the protein MPDPFETLGLDPTQTALYTAVLRLHRATRTDLAQAMDGPVEKVGRQLDDLVKLGVIDEQSGEYLARHPAAALGRVIADRLDRLAEESRRIDSALGSIRSLIRDYDVGRDYQSGTFTVEMVNGADVMYESVVGIAVQSPPMELLTAVPDERTMIDFARKFAELWIDAQERKILTVHAIIPVSTLALPGVRDQLTRVLETGGKVRTLDRVPSWFMTAGPEVAGLPPYWGGNLPDHAYNFYLIRTPIVVGMLRTLFRELWARAVPLPWGRRSDGMVQVLRLAAQGMCDDSIARQLGVSVRTVRARFADAMSELGAQSRFHAGVEAARRGWLR; this is encoded by the coding sequence ATGCCTGATCCTTTCGAGACGCTGGGCCTCGACCCGACGCAGACCGCGCTCTACACCGCGGTGCTGCGCCTGCACCGCGCGACCCGCACCGATCTCGCGCAGGCCATGGACGGTCCCGTCGAGAAGGTCGGCCGGCAGCTCGACGACCTCGTCAAGCTGGGCGTGATCGACGAGCAGTCGGGGGAATACCTGGCCAGGCACCCGGCGGCGGCCCTCGGCAGGGTGATCGCCGATCGGCTCGACCGGCTGGCGGAGGAGAGCCGCAGGATCGACTCGGCGCTCGGCTCGATCCGGTCATTGATCCGCGACTACGACGTCGGCCGCGACTACCAGAGCGGCACCTTCACGGTGGAGATGGTCAACGGGGCGGACGTGATGTACGAGAGCGTCGTCGGCATAGCCGTGCAGTCTCCGCCGATGGAATTATTGACCGCCGTTCCCGATGAACGCACGATGATCGATTTCGCGCGCAAATTCGCGGAACTATGGATTGACGCGCAAGAACGAAAGATTCTCACGGTTCACGCGATCATCCCCGTTTCGACTCTGGCTCTGCCGGGCGTACGCGACCAGCTCACCCGGGTGCTGGAGACGGGCGGCAAGGTACGCACGCTGGACCGGGTGCCGAGCTGGTTCATGACCGCGGGGCCCGAGGTCGCGGGCCTGCCTCCGTACTGGGGCGGCAACCTGCCGGACCACGCGTACAACTTCTATCTGATACGCACGCCGATCGTCGTGGGCATGCTCCGCACGTTGTTCAGGGAGCTGTGGGCCCGGGCCGTGCCCCTGCCGTGGGGCCGCCGGAGTGACGGCATGGTCCAGGTCCTCCGCCTGGCCGCCCAGGGCATGTGCGACGACTCCATAGCCCGCCAGCTGGGCGTATCGGTGCGAACGGTCCGGGCGAGGTTCGCGGACGCCATGTCCGAGCTGGGCGCCCAGTCGCGTTTCCACGCGGGCGTGGAGGCCGCCAGGCGCGGATGGCTGAGGTAA
- a CDS encoding sialidase family protein — translation MRTFRTFTAAAGAILAVALSASPAAAAQAPTYVFHTQTLWKSIPATGSQGATCYRLPAVVKTSNDVLLAFAERRNQNNCADHGAFDVVMRRSTDNGLTWEASRVVLPSTAGAALQGNATVVADSTGPVFLFTTSEPTASQTTPRTPKVQVSSDDGVTWSSPKDLSGVIKAPAGAGDWFATGPGHGIQLTQPAHDGRLVVPVYFAVGDTQSVRLIYSDDHGATWQIGATATYDKSVLKLGEQTLVERTDGSILVIARNGAVPDDQTSLRGLARGVSTDGGQSFDGDFRADGAIIAPPTHPALLRQRDKAPYTRILLSAPATRKTDNNPVGMNVRSSFDEGATWRNYDNSTNNAGVRIDGDHAGYSDMALLGNGAIGVLYEAGVNRFRDEIRWNWFWESAIGLR, via the coding sequence ATGCGTACATTTCGGACGTTTACCGCGGCCGCCGGAGCGATCCTGGCCGTGGCGCTCAGCGCGTCACCCGCGGCGGCCGCACAGGCGCCCACGTACGTCTTCCACACGCAGACCCTGTGGAAGTCGATCCCCGCCACCGGATCGCAGGGAGCCACCTGCTACCGGCTGCCGGCGGTCGTGAAGACCAGCAACGACGTGCTGCTCGCCTTCGCCGAGCGGCGCAACCAGAACAACTGCGCCGACCACGGCGCGTTCGACGTCGTCATGCGGCGCTCGACCGACAACGGCCTCACCTGGGAGGCGAGCAGGGTCGTCCTGCCGAGTACGGCCGGAGCGGCCCTGCAGGGGAACGCGACCGTGGTCGCCGACTCCACCGGGCCGGTGTTCCTGTTCACCACCTCGGAGCCGACCGCGTCCCAGACCACGCCGCGTACGCCGAAGGTCCAGGTCAGCAGCGACGACGGCGTCACCTGGTCGAGCCCGAAGGACCTGTCGGGCGTCATCAAGGCGCCCGCGGGCGCCGGGGACTGGTTCGCCACGGGGCCGGGGCACGGCATCCAGCTGACCCAGCCGGCCCACGACGGCCGCCTGGTGGTGCCGGTCTACTTCGCTGTGGGCGACACGCAGAGCGTACGGCTGATCTACAGCGACGACCACGGCGCGACCTGGCAGATCGGCGCGACCGCGACCTACGACAAGTCGGTGCTGAAGCTGGGCGAGCAGACCCTCGTCGAGCGGACCGACGGCAGCATCCTCGTGATCGCCCGCAACGGCGCCGTGCCCGACGACCAGACCTCCTTACGCGGCCTGGCCCGGGGCGTCAGCACGGACGGGGGCCAGTCGTTCGACGGCGACTTCCGGGCCGACGGCGCGATCATCGCCCCGCCCACCCATCCGGCCCTGCTGCGCCAGCGGGACAAGGCCCCCTACACCCGGATCCTGCTCTCGGCGCCCGCCACGCGGAAGACCGACAACAACCCGGTGGGCATGAACGTGCGCTCATCCTTCGACGAGGGCGCGACCTGGCGGAACTATGACAACTCCACCAACAACGCAGGAGTCAGGATCGACGGCGACCACGCCGGATATTCCGACATGGCGCTCCTCGGCAACGGCGCGATCGGCGTCCTGTACGAGGCGGGCGTGAACCGCTTCCGGGACGAGATCCGCTGGAACTGGTTCTGGGAGAGCGCGATCGGCCTGCGCTGA
- the groL gene encoding chaperonin GroEL (60 kDa chaperone family; promotes refolding of misfolded polypeptides especially under stressful conditions; forms two stacked rings of heptamers to form a barrel-shaped 14mer; ends can be capped by GroES; misfolded proteins enter the barrel where they are refolded when GroES binds) yields MAKILEFDEDARRALERGVNALADAVKVTLGPRGRNVVIDKKFGAPTITNDGVTIAREIELEERYENLGAQLAKEVATKTNDIAGDGTTTATVLAQAMVREGLRNVAAGASPLSLKRGIDKAAKAISDKLLDSAREVADKKEIANVATISAQDAQIGDLIAEAFDKVGKDGVLTVEESNAMGMELEFTEGMQFDKGYVSQYMVTDPERMESVLEDAYILINQGKIASIADFLPLLEKIAQTKKPLLVIAEDVEGEALAVLVTNKIRGTFTSVAVKAPGFGDRRKAMLQDIAILTGGQVVSEEVGLKLEHVGLEVLGTARRVVVTKDNTTIVDGAGDAQAIEDRVKEIRLAIEQSDSDWDREKLQERLAKLAGGVCVLRVGAATEVELKEKKHRLEDAISATRAAIEEGIVSGGGSALIHVSKTLDDLGLTGDEATGVGVVRRALVEPARWIAENAGLEGYVVTHKVAELEAGHGLNAATGEYGDLIAQGVIDPVKVTRSAVQNAASIAGMLLTTEALVVDKPEEEAPAAGAGHGHGHGH; encoded by the coding sequence ATGGCGAAGATCCTGGAGTTCGACGAGGACGCCCGCCGCGCGCTCGAGCGCGGTGTGAACGCCCTCGCCGACGCCGTGAAGGTAACCCTCGGCCCGCGCGGCCGCAACGTCGTCATCGACAAGAAGTTCGGTGCGCCGACGATCACGAACGACGGTGTGACCATCGCTCGTGAGATCGAGCTGGAAGAGCGCTACGAAAACCTCGGCGCCCAGCTCGCCAAGGAAGTTGCCACCAAGACCAACGACATCGCGGGTGACGGCACCACCACCGCCACCGTGCTGGCCCAGGCCATGGTCCGCGAGGGCCTGCGCAACGTGGCCGCCGGCGCCTCGCCGCTGTCGCTCAAGCGCGGCATCGACAAGGCCGCCAAGGCGATCAGCGACAAGCTGCTCGACAGCGCGCGTGAGGTCGCCGACAAGAAGGAGATCGCCAACGTCGCCACGATCTCCGCTCAGGACGCGCAGATCGGCGACCTGATCGCCGAGGCGTTCGACAAGGTGGGCAAGGACGGTGTCCTCACCGTCGAAGAGTCCAACGCCATGGGCATGGAGCTCGAGTTCACCGAGGGCATGCAGTTCGACAAGGGCTACGTGTCGCAGTACATGGTGACCGACCCCGAGCGGATGGAGTCGGTCCTCGAGGACGCCTACATCCTGATCAACCAGGGCAAGATCGCCTCCATCGCGGACTTCCTGCCGCTGCTGGAGAAGATCGCCCAGACGAAGAAGCCGCTCCTCGTGATCGCCGAGGACGTCGAGGGCGAGGCCCTGGCCGTCCTGGTCACCAACAAGATCCGCGGCACCTTCACCTCCGTGGCCGTCAAGGCCCCGGGCTTCGGCGACCGCCGCAAGGCCATGCTGCAGGACATCGCCATCCTCACCGGTGGCCAGGTCGTCAGCGAGGAGGTCGGCCTCAAGCTGGAGCACGTCGGTCTCGAGGTGCTCGGCACGGCCCGCCGCGTCGTCGTCACCAAGGACAACACCACCATCGTCGACGGCGCCGGTGACGCGCAGGCCATCGAGGACCGCGTCAAGGAGATCAGGCTCGCCATCGAGCAGTCCGACTCCGACTGGGACCGCGAGAAGCTGCAGGAGCGCCTGGCCAAGCTCGCCGGCGGTGTGTGCGTGCTGCGCGTCGGCGCCGCCACCGAGGTGGAGCTGAAGGAGAAGAAGCACCGCCTCGAGGACGCGATCTCCGCGACGCGCGCCGCGATCGAGGAGGGCATCGTCTCCGGCGGTGGCTCCGCGCTGATCCACGTCTCCAAGACTCTCGACGACCTCGGCCTGACGGGCGACGAGGCCACGGGTGTCGGCGTCGTGCGCCGCGCCCTGGTCGAGCCGGCCCGCTGGATCGCCGAGAACGCCGGTCTCGAGGGCTACGTGGTGACGCACAAGGTCGCCGAGCTGGAGGCCGGCCACGGCCTCAACGCCGCGACCGGCGAATACGGCGACCTGATCGCGCAGGGCGTCATCGACCCGGTCAAGGTCACGCGTTCGGCCGTCCAGAACGCCGCGTCGATCGCGGGCATGCTCCTCACGACCGAGGCGCTCGTGGTGGACAAGCCCGAGGAGGAGGCTCCGGCCGCCGGCGCGGGCCACGGTCACGGCCACGGCCACTGA
- a CDS encoding sigma-70 family RNA polymerase sigma factor, translating into MPIVSEGSVADAKIGVRLASRLPARTDDSDLRELTSLAVQGDRSAIESLLGELRPMVVRYCRARLGRVSGQYHIADDVAQEVCIAVLSALPRYRDMGRPFASFVFGIASHKVADALRSSVRSAVPTQDLPDGPDDGPGPEETVVRYIEVEHARRLLARLPENQRELLLLRVVSGLSAEETGNVLGMSPGAVRVAQHRALARLRQMAELESA; encoded by the coding sequence ATGCCTATCGTGAGCGAGGGAAGCGTCGCCGACGCCAAAATTGGGGTAAGGCTCGCGTCGAGACTTCCGGCACGGACGGATGACTCCGACCTTAGGGAACTGACGAGCCTCGCCGTGCAGGGAGATCGCAGTGCGATCGAATCCCTGCTCGGTGAGTTGCGTCCGATGGTGGTGCGGTATTGCCGCGCCCGGCTGGGCAGGGTTTCAGGGCAATATCACATTGCCGATGACGTAGCCCAGGAGGTGTGCATCGCGGTCCTGTCCGCGCTGCCGCGATACCGCGACATGGGGCGGCCGTTCGCCTCCTTCGTGTTCGGGATCGCCTCGCACAAAGTGGCCGACGCGCTACGGAGTTCCGTGCGCTCGGCCGTACCGACTCAGGATCTGCCCGATGGGCCGGACGACGGGCCGGGGCCCGAGGAGACCGTGGTCCGCTACATCGAGGTCGAGCACGCGCGCAGGCTCCTGGCCAGATTGCCCGAGAATCAGCGCGAGTTGCTGCTGTTGCGGGTGGTGTCGGGGTTGTCTGCTGAGGAGACCGGTAATGTACTCGGTATGTCACCGGGTGCGGTTCGTGTCGCTCAGCATCGGGCGCTTGCGAGGTTGAGGCAGATGGCGGAGCTGGAGTCGGCTTGA
- a CDS encoding DUF5319 domain-containing protein has translation MLEDVPRDPFADDPNDPSSAMGALDDAEPLSAAERDEAITDLADVEVFRSLLEPQGVLGLVLDCPECGEQHFFDWELLRGNLRQMIEKGQPQVHEPAFHPDPADYVSWEYARGYVDGVIDTEERR, from the coding sequence GTGCTGGAAGACGTCCCCCGCGACCCGTTCGCGGACGACCCGAACGACCCTTCCTCGGCGATGGGCGCCCTCGACGACGCCGAGCCACTCAGCGCGGCCGAACGTGACGAGGCCATCACGGACCTCGCCGACGTCGAGGTCTTCCGCTCCCTGCTCGAACCGCAGGGGGTGCTGGGCCTCGTACTCGACTGCCCTGAATGCGGCGAGCAGCACTTCTTCGACTGGGAGCTGCTGCGCGGCAACCTACGACAAATGATCGAGAAAGGCCAGCCACAGGTCCACGAGCCGGCCTTTCACCCGGACCCCGCCGACTACGTCAGCTGGGAGTACGCCAGAGGCTACGTCGACGGCGTCATCGACACGGAGGAACGCCGCTGA
- a CDS encoding apolipoprotein A1/A4/E domain-containing protein, protein MDHSNHTTLLQAGGQSGISERMRDLLARASQDHVYEQRTQGAVLDEIRQRLEGMEWLLREVRERELGGLSGTLQAVSGRLDDITAKPPMWAEGLAQHVEAVRDHVDAVGERIGDVDARVAPVADLPGLRADLGTMGEGVDEALSRLQTVLDTTDGLTKGMSDFAATLATLNSSMEAAASRFTRLDKSMADLSTRTDRVEVAVGDLSEHLTARLSAQDKQLAVRMDETDQRLTTRLDQADQRLTARLDDTDQRLSDRLDETEQGLTARLDEADQRLTARLDDTDQRLTARLGESDQRLTARLDQTEERLSDRLDETDQRLSDRLDQTGLRLTARMDETDQRLATSLVEADERLASRLKESDEQLGSRLSDVELRLATRLDEADRHLAVQLGESEQRLSARLSGVDARLDRVEGRLTGLDSRLTGFDSRLESADECLADIDTRLDGLDGRMAGVDKRLLSVDNQLGGVDKRLGTVDGHLGRHDDRFDALDVRIDARFGALDERMAASDQRLGELSTRNEGRFNKLDTQIDSVDERLGEAEEHLSSRFDGLDTRFNGLDTHLNGLATRAEQASAHLESVDDRIETVSERVGRLPEALAGQSELLQAHAGEQAERLTAAASALTELVTARPDRDQLTETVTGIVQPATDDLTKRLGALEETMLALAEALLRPTRAKD, encoded by the coding sequence GTGGACCATTCCAACCACACCACCCTTCTCCAGGCAGGAGGCCAGTCCGGCATCTCCGAGAGGATGCGGGACCTGCTGGCGCGCGCCTCGCAGGATCATGTGTACGAGCAGCGCACGCAGGGGGCCGTGCTGGACGAGATCCGCCAGCGGCTCGAAGGCATGGAGTGGCTGCTGCGCGAGGTGCGCGAGCGCGAGCTCGGCGGCCTCAGCGGCACGCTGCAGGCGGTCAGCGGGCGGCTCGACGACATCACCGCCAAGCCGCCGATGTGGGCGGAGGGGCTGGCTCAGCACGTCGAGGCGGTACGCGACCACGTGGACGCCGTCGGGGAGCGGATCGGGGACGTGGACGCCCGCGTCGCCCCGGTGGCCGACCTGCCCGGCCTGCGGGCCGACCTGGGCACCATGGGCGAGGGCGTGGACGAGGCGCTCAGCCGCCTGCAGACGGTGCTCGACACCACGGACGGCCTCACGAAGGGGATGTCCGACTTCGCCGCCACGCTGGCCACGCTCAACAGCAGCATGGAGGCCGCCGCGAGCCGCTTCACCAGGCTCGACAAGTCGATGGCCGACCTGAGCACCCGCACCGACCGGGTCGAGGTCGCGGTGGGCGACCTGTCGGAGCACCTCACCGCCCGGCTGAGCGCGCAGGACAAGCAGCTCGCCGTCCGGATGGACGAGACGGACCAGCGGCTGACCACGCGGCTCGACCAGGCCGACCAGCGCCTCACGGCCCGGCTCGACGACACCGACCAGCGGCTCTCCGACCGCCTCGACGAGACCGAGCAGGGGCTGACGGCCCGGCTCGACGAAGCCGACCAGCGCCTCACGGCCCGCCTGGACGACACCGACCAGCGGCTGACGGCCCGCCTCGGCGAGAGCGACCAGCGGCTGACGGCTCGCCTCGACCAGACCGAAGAGCGGCTCTCCGACCGGCTCGACGAGACCGACCAGCGGCTGTCCGACCGCCTCGACCAGACCGGCCTGCGGCTGACCGCCCGGATGGACGAGACCGACCAGCGCCTGGCCACCAGCCTCGTCGAGGCGGACGAGCGGCTGGCCAGCCGCCTCAAGGAGTCCGACGAGCAGCTCGGCAGCCGCCTGTCCGACGTCGAGCTGCGCCTGGCCACCAGGCTCGACGAGGCCGACCGGCACCTCGCCGTCCAGCTCGGCGAGAGCGAGCAGCGCCTGAGCGCCCGCCTCAGCGGCGTGGACGCCCGGCTCGACCGGGTCGAGGGCCGGCTCACGGGGCTCGACTCGAGGCTCACCGGGTTCGACAGCCGCCTGGAGTCCGCCGACGAGTGCCTGGCCGACATCGACACCAGGCTCGACGGCCTCGACGGCAGGATGGCCGGCGTCGACAAGCGGCTCCTGTCCGTGGACAACCAGCTCGGCGGCGTGGACAAGCGCCTGGGCACGGTGGACGGCCACCTGGGCCGCCACGACGACAGGTTCGACGCGCTCGACGTACGCATCGACGCCCGTTTCGGCGCCCTCGACGAGCGCATGGCCGCCTCCGACCAGCGCCTCGGCGAGCTGTCCACGCGCAACGAGGGCCGCTTCAACAAGCTCGACACCCAGATCGACTCCGTCGACGAGCGCCTGGGCGAGGCCGAGGAGCACCTGAGCAGCCGGTTCGACGGCCTCGACACCCGCTTCAACGGCCTCGACACCCACCTCAACGGCCTGGCCACCCGCGCCGAGCAGGCCAGCGCCCACCTGGAGTCCGTCGACGACCGCATCGAGACCGTCAGCGAGCGCGTGGGCCGCCTCCCCGAGGCCCTGGCGGGTCAGAGCGAGCTGCTCCAGGCGCACGCCGGAGAGCAGGCCGAGCGCCTGACCGCCGCCGCGAGCGCGCTCACCGAGCTCGTCACGGCGCGTCCCGACCGCGACCAGCTCACGGAGACGGTCACCGGCATCGTCCAGCCCGCGACCGACGACCTCACCAAGCGCCTGGGCGCCCTGGAGGAGACCATGCTGGCCCTGGCCGAGGCCCTCCTGCGCCCCACCCGGGCCAAGGACTGA
- the tsaD gene encoding tRNA (adenosine(37)-N6)-threonylcarbamoyltransferase complex transferase subunit TsaD has product MTDEPLVLGIETSCDETGIGIVRGHALLANTIASSMDEHARYGGVVPEVASRAHLEAMTPTVEAALAAAGLKFSDIDAIAVTAGPGLAGALLVGVAAAKSYALGLGVPLYGVNHLAAHVAVDQLEHGPLPKPCIALLVSGGHSSLLLVPDVASDVISLGSTVDDAAGEAFDKVARVLGLPFPGGPHIDRAARDGSGAAITFPRGKIDDGTLDFSFSGLKTAVARWVEAREASGESIHVPDVAASFQEAVVDVLTRKALQACRKYDVHDLLIGGGVAANSRLRALAQERCDAAGVRLRVPRPGLCTDNGAMVAALGSDLVAAGITPSTLEIPADSSLPITTVHV; this is encoded by the coding sequence ATGACTGACGAACCGCTGGTCCTGGGCATCGAGACCTCCTGCGACGAGACCGGCATCGGCATCGTCAGGGGCCACGCCCTGCTGGCCAACACGATCGCCTCCAGCATGGACGAGCACGCCCGCTACGGCGGCGTGGTGCCCGAGGTGGCCTCGCGCGCCCACCTGGAGGCCATGACGCCGACCGTGGAGGCCGCGCTGGCCGCGGCCGGCCTGAAGTTCTCCGACATCGACGCCATCGCCGTCACCGCCGGCCCGGGGCTGGCGGGGGCGCTGCTGGTGGGCGTGGCCGCCGCCAAGTCCTACGCGCTGGGCCTCGGCGTGCCCCTCTACGGCGTCAACCACCTGGCCGCCCACGTGGCCGTCGACCAGCTCGAACACGGGCCGCTGCCCAAGCCGTGCATCGCCCTGCTCGTGTCGGGTGGCCACTCCTCGCTGCTGCTCGTGCCCGACGTGGCCTCGGACGTGATCTCGCTCGGCTCGACGGTAGACGACGCGGCCGGCGAGGCGTTCGACAAGGTCGCGCGGGTGCTGGGGCTGCCGTTCCCCGGCGGGCCGCACATCGACCGGGCCGCGCGCGACGGCTCGGGCGCGGCGATCACGTTCCCGCGCGGCAAGATCGACGACGGGACGCTCGACTTCTCCTTCTCCGGGCTCAAGACGGCCGTGGCGCGCTGGGTCGAGGCCCGCGAGGCGTCCGGGGAGTCGATCCACGTGCCCGACGTGGCCGCCTCGTTCCAGGAGGCCGTGGTCGACGTGCTGACCCGCAAGGCGCTTCAGGCGTGCCGGAAGTACGACGTGCACGACCTGCTGATCGGGGGTGGCGTGGCGGCCAACTCGCGGCTGCGCGCGCTGGCCCAGGAGCGGTGCGACGCGGCCGGCGTACGGCTGCGTGTGCCCCGTCCCGGGCTGTGCACCGACAACGGCGCGATGGTCGCCGCCCTGGGCTCCGACCTGGTCGCGGCCGGGATCACGCCGTCGACGCTGGAGATCCCCGCCGACTCGTCGCTGCCGATCACGACCGTCCACGTGTGA
- the groES gene encoding co-chaperone GroES: protein MVTTATKVPVKPLGDRIVVQPLEAEQTTASGLVIPDTAKEKPQEGKVLAVGPGNWDEDGDKRIPLDVSEGDIVLYSKYGGTEVKYGGEEYLVLSARDVLAIIEK, encoded by the coding sequence ATCGTGACGACCGCCACCAAGGTTCCCGTTAAGCCGCTCGGCGACCGCATTGTGGTTCAGCCGCTTGAGGCCGAGCAGACCACCGCTTCCGGCCTGGTCATCCCTGACACCGCCAAGGAGAAGCCGCAGGAGGGCAAGGTCCTCGCGGTGGGCCCGGGCAACTGGGACGAGGACGGCGACAAGCGGATTCCGCTCGACGTCTCTGAGGGCGACATCGTCCTCTACAGCAAGTACGGCGGCACCGAGGTCAAGTACGGCGGCGAGGAGTACCTCGTGCTCTCCGCCCGCGACGTTCTCGCGATCATCGAGAAGTAA
- a CDS encoding class I SAM-dependent methyltransferase, with translation MDLDAFDELLTPRGQRALAEAVELVGTDPVAAATRLRRTYDAALTSAALTQAGLRERARAKFGEDAGRMYFTPHGLEQSTRTEVAEHRARHLTEPRPGTPPPADTPPADALLTDAPPADVPPHGPGAPPHGLGLTDAPLRGLRVVDACCGIGGDFLALARAGCAVAAVDTDPLTVAVARANADALGLGDRVTVSVGDAAEVRPEEYDVLFADPARRTSRGRTFDPMAYSPPWPVVLDLLSRASRACVKVAPGIPYEFIPEGAEAEWVSYKGEVKEAALWTGQEGAGRRAILLPGGHTLTATGAEATVGPAGRYVYEPDGAAIRAHLVGEVSEIVNGRLLDPMIAYITGDDPIDTPWASRYEIEDVLPFSGKKLRAALRERRVGNVTIKKRGSAVDIERLRSDLRLNGEKSATIILTRILDKPSVIICDTSPPA, from the coding sequence GTGGACCTTGACGCCTTCGACGAGCTGCTGACACCGCGCGGGCAGCGCGCGCTCGCGGAGGCCGTGGAGCTGGTGGGCACGGATCCGGTGGCCGCCGCCACCAGGCTGCGCAGGACGTACGACGCCGCGCTCACCTCGGCGGCGCTCACCCAGGCGGGGCTGCGGGAGCGCGCCAGGGCCAAGTTCGGCGAGGACGCGGGGCGGATGTACTTCACGCCGCACGGCCTGGAGCAGTCCACGCGTACGGAGGTCGCCGAGCACCGCGCCCGCCACCTGACCGAGCCACGACCGGGCACGCCGCCCCCCGCAGACACGCCACCCGCAGACGCGCTCCTCACAGACGCGCCCCCTGCGGATGTGCCCCCGCACGGGCCGGGTGCGCCCCCGCACGGGCTCGGCCTCACGGACGCGCCCCTGCGGGGGTTGAGGGTCGTGGACGCCTGCTGCGGCATCGGCGGCGACTTCCTGGCGCTGGCCCGCGCCGGCTGCGCCGTGGCCGCCGTGGACACCGATCCGCTGACCGTCGCCGTGGCCAGGGCCAACGCCGACGCGCTCGGGCTGGGCGACAGGGTGACGGTGTCGGTCGGGGACGCGGCCGAGGTCCGGCCGGAGGAGTACGACGTGCTCTTCGCCGACCCGGCCAGGCGGACGAGCCGGGGCAGGACGTTCGACCCCATGGCCTACTCCCCGCCCTGGCCGGTGGTGCTGGACCTGCTCTCCAGAGCCTCCCGGGCGTGCGTCAAGGTCGCCCCGGGCATCCCGTACGAGTTCATCCCCGAAGGCGCCGAGGCCGAGTGGGTCTCGTACAAGGGCGAGGTCAAGGAGGCCGCCCTCTGGACCGGCCAGGAGGGAGCGGGGCGCCGCGCCATCCTGCTGCCCGGCGGCCACACGCTGACCGCCACGGGAGCAGAGGCCACGGTCGGCCCGGCCGGCAGGTACGTCTACGAGCCGGACGGCGCGGCCATCCGGGCCCACCTCGTGGGCGAGGTGTCGGAAATCGTGAACGGACGCCTGCTCGACCCGATGATCGCCTACATCACCGGTGACGACCCGATCGACACCCCATGGGCGTCCAGATATGAAATAGAGGACGTTCTCCCCTTTTCAGGGAAAAAGCTGCGCGCCGCCCTCCGAGAGCGACGAGTTGGAAATGTCACCATCAAGAAGCGCGGCTCCGCAGTGGACATCGAGCGCCTTCGCTCAGATCTCCGCCTAAATGGCGAAAAATCGGCAACTATCATTCTTACACGGATCCTCGATAAGCCATCGGTCATCATCTGCGACACCTCTCCACCTGCCTGA